From Canis lupus baileyi chromosome 16, mCanLup2.hap1, whole genome shotgun sequence:
CTTTGGCCTTACTAGTCTCTCCACCCCCACTTCACCCCAAACAGCCTGCAGGAACCCATTGCCATCCTGGGGACCGCCCCTATCAGAATTACATCAGCAATGGCTAGTGTAATCAAACCCCATTTGTCAGTGTGAATTCTTAGCAGATTAACTTGTCAGATTCACAGAGAAACCGTCACTAAATGTTTATGTGTAAACgatgttgaattttaaaatcatgtgGATTATGGCGGATGGGGCCTGACAAGATGACAGTCTCTGGTTTCTAACAAAGTGAAGTTACCAGTGTCAAAACAGAGGAtgtttattgttaaaaatgtctGAAAGTATCCACAGAAACCCCTGCAGACCCCTGCCAGCAATGCTGGGCCTTAGTCGTCTATCCTAAGGCCTGGGACTCTCTTGGTCTAAGCCCCAGGACAGGAGCTGTGGGGCTACCTCGAGCAGCCAGCTGGGAACCCCAGAAAGCACAGCCAGCACACCCACGCCTGAAGGGCCAGGCCCAGGCAGCAGAGCCATCTAAGAGCATCATCTCTGCTCATGTGGCCTTTCCTCTCCCTGTCTGCCCACCGCAGCCCTCACCTCCCACCCATTCTCCTTCCGCCCGTCCCCTTCTCCCACCAGTGTCAGCCTCAtgagcctctccctccctcttcccccaaacTCCTCCCAGGCTGACAGCCAGTTCTCAGCCTCCCCGCCTGGAGTTGGCAAGCCTGAAACTGCTCAGGTCCAGACCTGGACACTTGCAACTGCCCAGCCCCGCCAGCCCCCCCGCAGTTAGTAAGCCCCGCAGGACATTTCCTGTGCCTCACTGTCTGCCGGACCTCCGTCAGGAAATACCCAGCCTGGGACTAAGGGCTGAGGGGTGGGCCTACCACTGAGCGGCCTGACCTGGGGTGGGGATGTCACTCGTGTGGGTACTTGGCCCTGGCTTAAATTCTCTCCAGTACATTGAAAGGTTAGGGAATTTGGAAAAGAGAGGTAGTGGAAGACATCTTGTTAAGAGGTCATCTGAAAAGAACAAAGGCTGCTTGTGCTGATACAGAAGGggctttaaaatatatcaaatttgaataaaataggggatccctgggtggctcagtggtttagcacctgccttcggcccaaggcatgatcctggagtcccgggatcaagtcccaggattgagtcccacatcaggctcattgcatggagcctgcttctccctctgcctgtgtctctgcctctctctctctctctctctgtctctcatgaataaataaataaaatctttaaaaaaaaaacatttgaataaaataaatatggctAGTATGATTGTAATGTTGTTGGGAAAAAAGCTTATGTAACAAGTATATATACTTGCACTTGGGCATCAAAAAATCTCAGAGTATGCATAGATCTTAGCCCTGAAGGGAGAGAACCAGGAGGATGACtttgacttttcatttcctttgtcctCTTCTGTATTGTTAGAGGTTCTCACCCTTTACCTTTACATTGATTACTTTCATGTAATAGAGGAAATTGCCTCTAACTTAGCCATCTTGGCACGGCTCTACCAGGGACCCTTGCTTGCCCTCCTCTCCTCAGAGCTACGTTGAACTAACCCTTCTCCTCACATCTGGGGGCCTGGATACACTTTAGATTCCATCTTGAGCTAAAGCAGTAACCTGCTAGTCTTGGAGGGAGAGGATGCACAAGAAGAGAGGAGTCATTGTGAGCCCAGGACCAGCCATGCAGTCcgaaggagcagaaggaaaagggCTTCATCTGCTCCCACAGTTCAGTGTCCTGGGAGAGGGGTCTGTGGAGGCCAGTGGCATGGGCAGATCTCTGGGCATGAGGCCACTAAGTCCTGGGTTGGAGGCTGGGGTCTGAAGCAGAAGGCCAGCCCTGGCCCTGCATGGTCCTCCCTAAGCCAGTAGGGGAGGGGTACCCTCGTTGATGGCGTGAGGGAAAGACTTGTAAAAGAGCCAAGAAATAACTGGCCCTGACCCTTCCTGGGCCACATTCCCCcttggagagaggagagggagcctctgcctctctctacctcCTGCCCTCAGTGAAGTCCTTCTACTCTCTCATGCCTACAGAAGAGCCAATCCGGCTGCTGCGGGAGGTGGTGCTGTTGACAGATGACCGCAACCTGCGTGTGAAGGCACTGACGAGGAATGTGCCTGTGCGGGACATCCCAGCCTTCCTCACGTGGGCCCAGGTGGGCTGAGGGGGCCACACTGGGGACCCCCCCCCATGGAACCATTCCTGAGAGGCCACCAGGCGCCCAGTGTAGCACCGAAGATGCCCACGTGCCTGAGCCACCAATCCACCCAGACAATAAACCATCCTCTTCCAACCCACACCGTGGCCATGCTGTGGGGGAGCTGCTCCTCACAGAGCCCCTCCTGAGGGTCGGGCGGAAGCTGCTGGGACCCTCCTGGGCTGCCAAGATTTAGCAGAGAGGTGGCTGGCTGCAGTGACAGCAGGTGGGTGAGCCAGACAGGCCGCCCATGATTTCagcctttctccctccccctgtctAGTTCAAGGGCTTGCAGAAGGCCTCCTCAGCCCAGGGACTCAGCCACTCTCTCAGCTGGAGATAGAGCAGGGGATTGCATTTCCATCAGGTGCAGGTGAAACGATGGGtccttttaatcttcacaacctcTGTCCTCAATGTGTCCCAAGAGGCTTTGGTCATGCCATGAAGAGAGTGCCCAGGGTGTGTCTTCTCTGGACACCATGTCCCCAACAGCAGCCCTAGGCCCCACCTTTTGTACCCCCTGCCCAAACACACATCCATCACTGCTCTTCTTCCTGTCCTTATCATTCTGGGTCCATTACACTTTGCCACTCATTCTCCCTTGGATGGTCATGGGTCTAGAGGGAAGGGACATCTGGTCTCAGGCTCATGCTTCCTGGGTGGCCTTTGCCTGCTCCTCTCCCTCATTGGCCTTCCTTTTGCTCTAGTTCCCATTTCACAAAATTTCTTCAGACTCTTCTCAGTTCCCCCCCCTCCTctcagctccctccctccctccctcctgaatCATCCCCTTATCCTCATTCCCTTTCCTGTTGACCCCTCTTACCTCCCTCACATTCTTCACCTCAGGTCCTTGCCATGGGGGTTCCCACTCTGACTCTTTCTCCTCTGgtacctcttcctcctctgtggcAGGAACCTAATAAAGCTTTCCTGCCTTGGCCTTCTTTCTCAGGCCCCTGTGCTCTGAGAAACTTCCAGGTCCTGCAGCCCAGTCTGAGGTAGGGCGGCCAGTGCTTGAGAGGGGCATTGCCTATCCTGGAGTGTACACCATTTTTAGCTTTGACCTGGAAGAAAGAATTTGACAGGGGACCTTTTGGCCTTTGAGGTTTTGGTTACCTCTTTAGCTGGCACCTGTGTCCCAAGACTCATTCACGGGGCTTCCTACTGGAAATGGGTTCTCCCAAACCTGGGACAGGGATGAAAGGAACTCGGAGGAAGACAAGACTTTGAGGAGGATCCAGGAGTAAATTTTGATGGGATCAGAGAGGGCATCCCTCTGAGCTCCCTGTCTGGACTGTACAGCCTTCCCAGAGGATGGGAGCAAAGCTGTACCTACCTCCCTGAGGCCCGAGACTATACCAGGAGGAGGAGGTACTGTGCAGGAGAGCCACCAGTGGTTTGGGGGTATGAAgtcccccaggacctcagaagaCTGGCTCTTTGGGGTACAGGGTCCCGGATTCTCCTGTGAGATCCTCTCCCCTGGATGAAGGCCAATGACTAGGTGGGTGGGAGACCCAGCTCTCTTTTCTGTCCCATTTGCAGcactggttttgttttccttaataaATTTTTAGTTATGAACATGCCTGACCTCTTGCCCATCTGTCTCTGGgactggggagggaagaaggtCCCAAGCCTCTCTGCACCTGTATGAGGGTGCACATCgggcccctccacccacccaggtCCTTATGCAGGGCGGAAGAGAGCAGCAGGGTCCAGGGTCCTTGGTTACTGCTTTATTGCTGTTTGGTTCGAGTATAGAAAATGGAAGCGGCTCTGGAAGAGCCTGTGTACAAGGTAGGAAATATACAAACGGGGAGGAGGGAGCTAAAGAGACCACattccagcccagcccagcctgggctCCGGGTGGGGGGCCGCCCGGGGCGCATGCAATAAATATGGTCCGGGGCCCCAGGgaaaggagggatggggaggacaCTGCGGGAGTGGGAGACCGGTAGGCCAGGGCTGTCTCAGCCCTCTGActccagagggagggaagggttgGCCCTGGGGCTAGTGCCACTTGTGCAAAATGAGGAGCTTCACATTATCAGTCCCGGGGCGGgcgggagcagggggtggggggccctccgGCCGGCTCAGTCCCCTCCCCGCTCCCTAACTCTGCCCGACGCTCCGACCCCAGCGGGGAGATTCACAGTGAGAATGGGTGTGGTCGCAAGGGCCGGAGGTAGGGCCGGGAGCGCCCCAACAGTGACACCCCTCCCTCCAAGAGCAGCAcggagccgggggagggggccgACGAACCACAGGAAGAGGCGGAGAAGGGCGGGGGTCTCCTTTGGTCAAAGCtgatatcaaaaatataaatctcccttcccccatcccacccccgtCCCGGggtttcacccccacccccacccccgggctaaGGCACAAAGCAGTGAGGCCAGGTGGGGCCGCCGCCACTGCGGCGATGCTGCCGCTGCTACTACAGTTGTCCGGGCGCGGGGTGCCTGCTCGCGCTGCCACCGCCGTTCCCCGGGGACGCGGGCCGGGGCCACGCGGCGGCGACGAGGCGGGCCGGCAGGAGGCGCTCTAGGTGGGGGAAAAACGGTCGATGGTCCGGCCGTCGGGTCCCGCGGCCAGGTGCGCTCCCTGGCTCAGCACCTCGGCCGCCTTGTCCGGGCTGAGGCCCAGCTCCGCGGTGAACTTGGCCAGCGGGTAGAGGCTCTCGAGCGCCACCTTGGGGTCGTGCAGGAAGTGCGTGGTCTGCGCCAGCAGCTCGGCCGCGGCTGCCTTGTCCTGCTGCTTCAGGCTCAGCTGTTCTGCCGTGAGTCGGGCCACAGCAAAGACGCCCTCGGGGAAGTCGAGCTTGCCCTTGCCGTCGGGGCCGGGGACGCCGGGtagcccccccaaccccgccaGAGCCCCAGCTGCGCCTGCCGCGCCACCCACGGCGTGCATCTTCATGTGGCTGATGAGGTTGCGTTGCTGCGCGAACTTGCCGCCGCACACCTGGCACTCGTAGGGCTTCTCGCCCGAGTGTATGCGCATGTGCTCGGTGAGGCGGTACTGGCGCGTGAAGCGCATGCCGCACGCGTCGCACGCGAAGggcttgagacccaggtggctgCGCATGTGGCGCGTCATGGTTCCGCGCTGCGTGAACTTCTTCCCGCAGATGGTGCACGGATAGGGCCGGGTCAACCAGTGCGTCTTCTCGTGCTGCCGCAGCGTGGCCGGGTCCTTGTAGCTCTTGTCGCACGACGCGCAGCGGTACGGCCGCAGCAGCTCGCCCAGGCCGCCCGGAGCCCCAGCGACCTTGTCCCCACTGCCTCCAAAAGGGGGCCCCAAGCCGGCGGCCCCCGCGGCTACCTCGGCCGCCTCGGCCCTGCCATACagcgcctcctcctcctccacgtGAGCTTCCACGTGTGCATTCAGCTGCTCCGAGCTGGGGAAGCCCTTGCCGCACGGGATGCACACGTACAGGTTGTCGCCGAAGCTCTCGGGCTCGCCGTAAGCCAGGTGCGGGCACGGGTAGCCCTCGAGGTGGCCGCCTGGAGGGCTGGGGTCCTCGCTGCTGCCTGTCTCCTCGCTGCTGCTCTTGTAGTCGTCGCCGTCGCCGCCCGCGCCTGGCCCGTCCAGGCTGCCCTGGTAGCGCGGCGGCGCCAGGCCCAGCGGGGGTACCCCGGGCGAGGCGGCTGGGTCCCCGCCGCGCTCCTCACAGCGCTCGCTGGGGGAGCCGCGCTCCCGGCCCAGCTCGTCGCCGTAACTGCCCAGGCCTGGCTCGTGCTTCATCCAGCGGTAGAGGAGGCTGGGCCCGTCGGGGCGGCCCGGGGGCTCGGGTCCcgggctgccgccgccgccacgGAACGGGTCCGGCGGCGGTACGgcctcctccagcttctggaagggcagcggcggcagcggcggcaggGCGAGCTGTGGCTCCTTGTAGGCAGCGGGGCCGGCACTGGGAGGGCTGTCTGGGCGGGAGGGCAGGTCGCGCTCGCCCGGCGGCCGCTCAGGAGGCGCGGAGCCCGGCGGGCTCTTCTTGGACAGGTCCAGGCCGCAGAGCGGGGAGCAGCGGCGCTCCGGGGCGCAGAGTGcggaggccgggccggggcccGAGGCGTACAGCTCCGCGCAGTGGGTGTTCACAGCGGCCTCGGGGCCCGAAGACGGCTCGCCCGAGGGCGGCGGCGGAGGCCCAGCCGGGGACGAGTAGCAAGCCTGGATGACGGGCGTGGCGGCCCGAaggccccggcccggcctcccGTAGGGTGCgtagccgccgccgccgccgccgccgccccgcagGTGGCAGTACTTGCCGTGGCGCTTGAGGCGCTTCTTACACAGCGCCACGAGGTCGGGGATCTGCAGGTAGCTGGCGGCGGCCAGCACGGCGCCCAGGCTCGGCTCAGCCCCCGGGGccacggccgccgccgccgccgcctctgcgCCATCAGCCAGGCGGCCGGTGTAGATGAAGTCCAGCACCAGGCGGAACACCGCCGGGCTCACCATGTCATGGTCCAGGTTGAGCAGGTTGTCATGCACCACCAAGGACTTGAGGTAGGCGCTGCTGGCCGCCAGCACGTTCTTGTGCGCGCGGAAGAGGGCGTTCTGCACCACGATGATCACGTCGCACAAGAACCCCTTGGTGCGCTGGTTGTTGAGCTGCAGCAGCAGCTGCCTCGAGTGGCCCGGCGCCTCCATCGTGTCCAGCATCGTCTGCCCAGCACACTCTCCTGCAGGGACACACCGCAGCCGGGTCAGAGCCTCACCCGAGCCCTCGAGCCCTCGCTGCCAGGATCCAACCCGGCGCTTCTCCCCCCAacttccccttcccctcagcTCGGCTGGGGCATCGCGCGCGGCGGCCTAGGCGCTGGCAGAGGGGTCGGCGGCCTCCTGGTGTGGAAGCCTGGGCCGGTGGCCTGCACCAGAAGGCATAGGCGAGTGGCTGGTGGAGAGGAGGCCAGGCTGGACCGCTCGCCCAGGCCCGGCTGGCACCGGGCACACAGGCTGGGGTCTGGGGACTTCCGAGGAGAACACTGTTTGGGGGAAGTGACCCCTTCGGAGACAGTTACCGGATTTGAGGAAAATGTCCGCTTCAGGAAAAGTCATTCAGGGCTGAGAAGTCTGCCCAATTGGGATACAAGGGAGCCGAGTAAAAAGCGCCTCCCGCCTCGGGAGAAGTTGCCCCAGCTGGGGGAAGTGATCCCGTGGAGGGGTGCGCGGTGCCCGCCGTGGCGCCGCCCTGCCCGGGGGCTGTCAGGCCTTCAGTTGGGGCCCGGGCGCGGCCGCGGCGCGGGGAGCGGAGGCAGAGGCTGCGGTGGCGGCAGAACACGAAGGCCGGCCCCGGCGCGGGGAGGGCGTTATATCGGGGCAGGAGGCTGAGGCAGGAagcaggtgggggggaggggggagccacGCAgctcccaggggagggagggggcagcgcCCCGGGCGGGCACGGCGCACAGCCGGCTGCGGCCCTGACCCTGGCCTGCGCCCCACCCGCGTCCTGGCCCCGGTCTCGGCCTCAGCTCTGCATTCGCGGGCCCCGGcgcctccctccccagctcccttcGGCCCCTTCTCCACGGGAACTCCGCCGCCCCAAACTTGGGGAAAAGTTTCCCAACTTCAGACAGGCCGGGAGAAGCGGGCCAGCCCCAGTCCCTCGACTCCCAGCTTTTCCTCTCGGCTCCCAATTTCGGCAGCCAGGCGGCCCTGGGGCCTGAGCGGAGCTCGGCGCTCCCCTGCCCGCTCGTTCGCCggcccaccctgctcccctcctggCCCGCAGGGCCTCGCGGCCCGTTACCTGCGGCCGCAACCCGACCCGGCTTCCCTGCCCGTGGCGGTGGCAGCTCCCAGCCGGCGCCCCACCCGCCCCGCTGCCAGGCGCCGAGCTGTGCCAGGGCAGCGCCCCTGCCAGCCCCGCCCGCcagctccccttcccttcccttcgcCTCTCCGGCCCATGTGCGGGCAGAGTCGGGCCCGGGCCGCTGACCCCGCCGTGAACTCGGCGCGGAGCAGCGGCCCGGCGGTCCCGAGTCCTCTAGGGGCGACACCCGGAGTCCTGGACGCCAGCCGCGTTGGGGCGCCCAGGCCGAAGGATGCGCCCGAGGCGGCCAGCGCGTAAGGACCGGGCCGTCCGGATCCCCTGTCCCTTCTGGTCCCGAGGTTGAGGACCCACCTGGGGGGCATGTCGGAAGCCCCGGGCCCGGCTGCCGGCGGATCCAGGGGGGACGTGGCTGTGCTGCCCTCCGCCCGCCGGGGCCCCGGTCGGTCTGTCCTGCTGGTCCGTCCTCCCCGCGTCCTGGTCGCGTCTCAGCCCCGCCGCGCTTTCCGCACACTCTTATCTGGAGCGGCCCGGGCCGGCACGCGCTGCTGCAGCTATGGCGCCACCTCGCGGCCGTGCGGGGCTTTACGCGACACAGTCGCGACCTCCCTACCGCGCACCTGGGTTGGGCTGGAGGCTCACAGATgtggagccggagccggagccggagccggaccCGGGAGAGGCCTGTATTCGCAGGCTCACTCTCCCAGAGGTGCCCCGTGAGGACCCAGTATGCCCCGGAACCTCGAGCGCCACAAACTCTGGGGTTTTGAGCTAAACTTTCCCATGTACCTATTTCTAGATTCTCACATTGCCTCGGTGTGAAGTCCTGCCCGCAAGGAGGGGACTCTGGTGGCAAGTAGACGAGGGGAGGGAGATTACAGAAGTCCTAAGAAGAAAGTGGACAAGATCTCGGGGAGCGCCTCCTTAGACATTCCTGGCTGGGACTGTCCGTTTATACCCGCCGCACCCCCAACACGCCCACCTTCATTCAGCCACACGGGTTCAGGTGTGCACAGAATAAACCCATTCGCACCCAGACCTCTCCGGGCACTGACACCTGCGGGCGCGCATGTTggcgccccctccccttccccccgccccccccccccccccccggctctcTGGGATAGTCCAGAGGCTGTCACGTAGGGCCTTCCATGAGCCTGGGCAGGGCTGTTACCCAAACAGCTTGCCCTGAACTTTGGAGGTCTCTGGAGGGAACTCCGGATATTCGACTGGGAAAGGCTGGACAGCGCCTCCTGGGGATCCCGCAGAAGCGACCCCCCCCCCGCAGTCCCCAGGTTCCCCGCGTGAGCCATTTCGAGGGACCTGCTTGCGCTACCTCGTCTCCAACCCCCTGACCCGAAACGTGACCGCAGGGACTGCAGCCCGGGATCCCCTGGCAAGGTTCTGCCTCCCACGTGAAGGCCCGGCTCTGGCAGGTGACGCCCTCTGGGAGGGAGGGGACCCCGCTCTGGCGCGTGGGCACGCGCACCGCTACCCCGGAAGCGGCCCCGCCTGCCCCCCTCCGCGCTGCATCGGGCCTGTGGTGAGCGCCGGGTCTCCGCGGCCCACGCAGCGCCTCCTCCCCGCACCTCCTGACCCCGGCCCACACGCCGGGGGGTGGGAGCGGGTCCCCGAGAACGCTTGCGGCTTCTGATTGGCTGCGCCTCCCTCAGCCGCCGCGCGCGAGAAGCTGGGGCGCAGCGTTACCATGGTAACCGCTGAGGTTCGCGCAGATCCCGGCTCGCTCAGGCCTCGGCGAGCTTAGCAACGGCGCGGGCTGCGGGGCTGGTGGGTGCGGTGCGCGCCGCCCCTCGCGCCATCCTccaccccggcgcccccgccAGAGGTAGTAGCTGAGTCACTCATTGAGGGGCCGCCTGCGCAGCCGCTCGCGGTCCCCGACGGACAGTAAGGTCTCCGGCGCCCCCCAGAGGCTCTCTCTTTCCTCCGCTAACGTCTTCAGGCCTTGGGGGCCAGGTGGTGGTTGTCGGTTCCCGCTGGTTCTCCTGACTCCCACCGCGTCCCGACCCTGTCCTCACCCTGTTTCTACTCTGTGTTCTGGGTTCATTTTATTCCAGCCCTCTCCATCTACCCATGGTCTCCTCACTAGGGTTGCAGGGAGATTCCAAGAAGCTTCCGGTGGGTCATCTTGGCCGCGGAGTGGATGTGTTGTGCGCTGAAGGGGAAAAAGGTGTACGGAGTGCTAGAGAAAGGCGGGAAGGCTCCTCGGAGGAAGTGCTCTTAGGACTGGGCTTTGATGGGTGAATAGGAGTTCTTCCCCTAGACAGAAGGCAGTCCTGGAGAAGAGAACCACAGGGACGAAGGCtggaggcaaaagaaaaaaagttggtgGGCGGACTCCAGGAGGTTAGATTCCAAATGTTGTGCAGGACCTCTCCGACTTCGTTTCTGCTGTAATCTTTTATCCTTTTGAAAGGACCAGATCCTAGCCCCACAAGGAGCCCCTCAGCCCAGTTTCACCTTTGTACAGTGTCCCCTGTGCCCACTGTCTTTGTTCTTCCTCAACACTCTCCCCAGATCCCCACTCCCTGAATTAACTCATTGACCCTATTTCTACCATCAGACTGTCTGTCTGTCAGGCTGTCTGTCTGATATATATCAGTATGGGAGGGTCTCTCAGACCTGCGAACCCCTCCTCCTGCCCGCTGCCTTCCTGTGGACTTCACACTTCTTCAGCCTGtgatctttccctccctcccttgcaaCCACCCACCCTACTAAGGTGGccctgctcccccccaccacGTACACACACAATCCATCTTCTTTCTCTGAACACATTCACGCTCCTCCATTTAGAACTTTCCTCAGTTGATGGAGCCACACTCAAGTCTTTCTCCTGCTCTTGTTCAGGGAAGTTCTGCACCATATGGCGTAGGGTCTTCCTGTCAATTCATACCTCCAGAAACTCTAACTCCTTCAGGAAGTGGTCTTGCCTCTCCACCCTCTGGAGATCCCTCGCTATCAAGCTGCTGAGCCCTTGGTCTTCCTCACTCATTAGCACCCTCATAGGAGCTCTGCCAGTGCCCACAAATGGGTCCTGAACGCAGTCTGCTTGGTGCCAGGCTCTGAAACTGGCACTGCCaacctgtcctcctcccctctctttgTGGAGGCTTCCTCTTCCACTCACCCCCTTCTCCTGCCACCTTTCCCCCAACTACCCCCAGAGAGGAACCCCTTGCTCATGGCCAGAGAGGGCAAGCCACCCTTCTCAACTTTTCCGGGGTCTCCAGCTCCTGACTGGGACCTAGACCCCCCTATTTCTTCTCCACCCAGACCCCTACAAAGCCTCTGAGAGCCCTGGGCGCCCCTACTGTTCTTCCCCTATGTCCCTGACGCCAGAGCTCTAGATGTTGCTTTGGGGGGCTCAGCAGGTCCACCCCAGGGTGACGACACTGAAGGTGGCCATGCGGGGTGTAACGCCACCGAAGGTTATCTTGTGACGTCACAGCCGTCGGGTCCAGGAACTGAGAAGTGGGAGTGAGGGGCTACTGGGCGAGCCCCTCGGAAGGCCGGGGGAGAGTGGGACTGCACCCCCGTGTCCCAGAGTCAGTAGAGGTGTAACTGGCCACCCGCCCTCCCCGCACTAGGCTCCCGCCGGCCCCCAGCCTGCAGTTCCGGAAAGTTAACCCTTTGTAGACCGGTACAGGGGCCGGCTCCCCTCCCTGTTCTTGCTTCCgtgtgccctcctccccctcccaacTCCCCGTCGCCTTTGTCCCCTCCCAACCCCCCGCCTCGCCACTATAAATAGCCGCTCTTCCCGTTTCCTAAATTCCCTGCTGACGTCGGCAGCGCGTCAGTGTGTAGGAGCGGCGGCCGCATGAATGAGCCGCCGCACGAGTACTACGCGCGCCTATAAAAGCAGCCGCGCCAGCGGTGCTGCGGGCGGCGAGCGGGAGCGGGCGCGCTGCGGCCCGACAGGTAAGCGGGACTGACCGACCGACGGGCTACAGATGGACCGATGCACGGACACGGATGGGAGGGCCATGAGGAGACCGGCAGACGGCAGGTTGAGGGGCCCCTACGGGTGGGATTGGGAACAGGGTGGGGGACGAAGATCCCCTCGCAGCTGGTGGAGCCGGGCTGGAGGCGTACCCAGAACCCCGTGCTGCACCTGCCCGCGCCCGGATGAAGACGCAGCCACTTCGGAGAAGCAGCGAAAAGAGGACCGACCCCAGGGTCCCTGCGACATTTCCTAGGGTTCCTGCGCCATCCAAGAAAGTGAGGTTAAGGTGCTGACGCCCCAGAAGACgcgcccccacctccccctccccgcaGCGCAGTGACTCAGCCTCGCTACCCCCGGCCGGCGGAGCAGGGCCGCCGGCGAAGGATAGACACCCACCTGCCCGCCGGCCCAGCCGCAGCTCTCTCGGGACCCCCACCCCGCATCCAGCCGGGCTCCCCCTCCCCGTCCCATCCCGTCGGGCTGGTCCCTTTGCGCCCCTGACTTCCCGCTTCTGCGCGAGGAGCTGTCCTCTCAGGaccaggcgggggcggggcctcggccggactgccccgcctcccccaccGAGCTGGGGggaccccctccccgccgccggaAGTGCCTCTCCGCAGGGACATATTTGACGTCACAGGGCTTTGACGTCAAGGGCCGCGTGCCTGTCCGCGAGCGCTAGGGCGGAGAAAGGCGGGAGATGCGGGGGAGGAAGAACAGCAGCGCCCCCAGCTGCGGGCGATGGAGGCACCCCCGCCCGGGCAGCGCGCCGGCACCTTGGCTCTAGACTGCTTACTGCCCGGGCCGCCCTCAGTAACAGTCTCCAGTCACGGCCACCGACGCCTGGCTCCGCCCCAGGACCGCGCCCCCGACCCCTCTGTCCCCCAGGATCCCTGAGCCCCGCGCGCGCGGTCCGCGCCGCCGCTGTCCGCGGTGCTGATCCAGCGCGGGCGCTGCCATCCGGCCGTGCAGTCCCTGGTCACCAGAGGCTGCGAGGGGCGGCCGGCTCACAAGCACATCGCACGGCCCCCGAGCCCGCTCCCTATGCGCGTGCTACCCCcgccagccccctccccaactCGCTGTCCTGACGTCTGCCTGACTGGAGCTGCCGCGGTGCAGTCAGcagcgcgcgccccgcccccgcgtcTCCAGGGCAACCGTGGCTTTCGATTGTTACTGTGGGAACCGGAGGTAACAGTCTACAGCCATGGTCGCCCCGCAGCACGCCCACGCGCCGCGCCGCGCTCAGCCAGCCGGGGATGGGGGAGACCAGGAGCAGGAGGAAGCGGGGGCGGCGAGTCAAGAGCCGATGTACTGCGCGCGGAGGGAGGTGCGGTGTTGGAGGGCGGGC
This genomic window contains:
- the HIC1 gene encoding hypermethylated in cancer 1 protein isoform X1; translated protein: MTFPEADIFLKSGECAGQTMLDTMEAPGHSRQLLLQLNNQRTKGFLCDVIIVVQNALFRAHKNVLAASSAYLKSLVVHDNLLNLDHDMVSPAVFRLVLDFIYTGRLADGAEAAAAAAVAPGAEPSLGAVLAAASYLQIPDLVALCKKRLKRHGKYCHLRGGGGGGGGYAPYGRPGRGLRAATPVIQACYSSPAGPPPPPSGEPSSGPEAAVNTHCAELYASGPGPASALCAPERRCSPLCGLDLSKKSPPGSAPPERPPGERDLPSRPDSPPSAGPAAYKEPQLALPPLPPLPFQKLEEAVPPPDPFRGGGGSPGPEPPGRPDGPSLLYRWMKHEPGLGSYGDELGRERGSPSERCEERGGDPAASPGVPPLGLAPPRYQGSLDGPGAGGDGDDYKSSSEETGSSEDPSPPGGHLEGYPCPHLAYGEPESFGDNLYVCIPCGKGFPSSEQLNAHVEAHVEEEEALYGRAEAAEVAAGAAGLGPPFGGSGDKVAGAPGGLGELLRPYRCASCDKSYKDPATLRQHEKTHWLTRPYPCTICGKKFTQRGTMTRHMRSHLGLKPFACDACGMRFTRQYRLTEHMRIHSGEKPYECQVCGGKFAQQRNLISHMKMHAVGGAAGAAGALAGLGGLPGVPGPDGKGKLDFPEGVFAVARLTAEQLSLKQQDKAAAAELLAQTTHFLHDPKVALESLYPLAKFTAELGLSPDKAAEVLSQGAHLAAGPDGRTIDRFSPT
- the HIC1 gene encoding hypermethylated in cancer 1 protein isoform X2, yielding MLDTMEAPGHSRQLLLQLNNQRTKGFLCDVIIVVQNALFRAHKNVLAASSAYLKSLVVHDNLLNLDHDMVSPAVFRLVLDFIYTGRLADGAEAAAAAAVAPGAEPSLGAVLAAASYLQIPDLVALCKKRLKRHGKYCHLRGGGGGGGGYAPYGRPGRGLRAATPVIQACYSSPAGPPPPPSGEPSSGPEAAVNTHCAELYASGPGPASALCAPERRCSPLCGLDLSKKSPPGSAPPERPPGERDLPSRPDSPPSAGPAAYKEPQLALPPLPPLPFQKLEEAVPPPDPFRGGGGSPGPEPPGRPDGPSLLYRWMKHEPGLGSYGDELGRERGSPSERCEERGGDPAASPGVPPLGLAPPRYQGSLDGPGAGGDGDDYKSSSEETGSSEDPSPPGGHLEGYPCPHLAYGEPESFGDNLYVCIPCGKGFPSSEQLNAHVEAHVEEEEALYGRAEAAEVAAGAAGLGPPFGGSGDKVAGAPGGLGELLRPYRCASCDKSYKDPATLRQHEKTHWLTRPYPCTICGKKFTQRGTMTRHMRSHLGLKPFACDACGMRFTRQYRLTEHMRIHSGEKPYECQVCGGKFAQQRNLISHMKMHAVGGAAGAAGALAGLGGLPGVPGPDGKGKLDFPEGVFAVARLTAEQLSLKQQDKAAAAELLAQTTHFLHDPKVALESLYPLAKFTAELGLSPDKAAEVLSQGAHLAAGPDGRTIDRFSPT